A genome region from Arachis duranensis cultivar V14167 chromosome 6, aradu.V14167.gnm2.J7QH, whole genome shotgun sequence includes the following:
- the LOC107495995 gene encoding putative disease resistance protein At4g11170, whose product MHDLIREMGCEIVREECLDDPGKRSRLWDSCDTYIVLKYSKGTQAIQSITLNMYEIDTIRLHPETFERMPELKLVRFHAPDFRRKLCAPEDITSLPKKLSYFHWDAFPLKSLPSSFGVERIVEIIMPNSGFKRFGKVNRYGKRQHCFSFIIPTRL is encoded by the exons ATGCATGACTTAATTCGAGAAATGGGTTGTGAAATTGTTCGCGAAGAATGTCTAGATGATCCAGGAAAACGCAGTAGACTATGGGATTCTTGTGATACCTATATAGTACTGAAATACAGTAAG GGAACTCAAGCTATTCAAAGTATCACTTTAAACATGTATGAAATTGATACGATAAGGTTGCACCCTGAGACATTTGAAAGAATGCCAGAACTGAAGCTTGTTAGATTTCATGCACCCGATTTCAGAAGAAAGTTGTGTGCTCCAGAAGATATTACATCCCTGCCAAAGAAGTTAAGCTATTTTCATTGGGATGCGTTTCCTTTGAAATCTTTGCCGTCTTCTTTTGGTGTTGAGAGAATTGTTGAAATCATAATGCCCAATAGTGGATTCAAACGCTTTGGGAAGGTGAACAGGTATGGAAAGAGACAACATTGTTTTTCATTTATAATTCCAACAAGATTGTGA